The Bradyrhizobium sp. CCBAU 051011 DNA segment GGCCTTTACCTCGCTAGCCTTTACCTCGCTAGCCTTGGCATCGCTGAGCGGCGTTCCGGCAACAGGATCGGCAATGGACGACATCGGGCACCGTTTGGGCAGTTGAGCTTCTACGCGTGCACTGTCCCGGAAAGATAATATCGGCCAGCAACTTGCACACAAGATACGCAAGCAGGAGATACGGAGCCGGGCAGCGCGCGGTTGCGCTCTAGAATGGAACTATGTTGAAACCGCGATGAGGCAAGCGGCAACCCGGCGGCGCGGAGATTGGTTCCCCCGGCATTCCCGGCTATGATGCGAGACAGGATTTCCGAAAGCTTGTCCGCATGTATCGCGCCGTCACCCGCCAGATCGAAGTTACTGTCGAACCGAACTTCCTTCCCGAACGCTCGTCGGTCGATAAGGGCCAGTATTTCTGGTCCTACACCATCGTCATCACCAACACCGGCGCCGAGACCGTCCAGCTTCGTACCCGGCACTGGATCATCACCGACGCCACCGGCCGCAAGCAGGAAGTCCGCGGCGAAGGCGTGGTCGGCGAGCAGCCTGTTTTGGCGCCGGGCGAACGCTTCGAATACACCTCCGGCGTGCCGCTGCCGACCGCCTCGGGCTTTATGACCGGGCGCTATCAGATGGTCAGCGAAAGCGGCGAGCGGTTCGAGATCGACGTGCCGACGTTCTCGCTTGATAGCCCGGATAACCGGCGGGTTTTGAATTAGAGGCACGGATTTCGTCGCCATCTCGTAGCCCGGCGCTCCATCCACGTCATTGCGAGCGAAGCAAAGCAATCCATCCTTCCGCGTATGAGGTGATAATGGATTGCTTCGCTGCACTCGCAATGACGTGGATATGGTTTCGCGATCTCGCGACAAGCTTGCCCGAGGTTTGCAATTCGTTTGCCCTCATCGAGGGCGCAGGGAAGACCGGGTGCTTGCTGCACCCGAGGTCTCGTGTGCAATTGCGCATAGCAAAAAGCGCACACGAGCATACAGGTACAGCGGAAACACTCCGGCCTTCCCTGCGCAATGGCTTTACGGCTTATAACGTGCTCTCCCCGGCGAACGGCTCTTTTGCCACCGTCGCTACGCGGAAAACTCCACGCAACTTCATGCCAGCACCGCGACATCAGGACCACACGACTTCGCCGTACGCGTACCGCGCGCAACGTCCAGCGCGCCATCTGCGTCCATCGCATCTCACCGCGCGTTCGTGACGATCGCGAAGCGCCCCTCATCTTGCGGTGAGACGAGCGGAGTTATGCGACTGATTTGGGCGAGAACGGAAGCGGAATATTTTGATTTCGGGGACTTGACACGATTTCTGAAAATCAGAAATGATTTGCCCGTCGTGCCAGTTTGCCCAAGCAGCCAGATGAAATTGCGCTTGCGCGCGGGGCAAATCAGTTCGCTGCCCGTCGGGTTGGTAAAGCAAGCCGCTGCCGGTGCGGCCCGGTCCTTCGGTGCAAAGCCTTTCAGCATCGACGAGATCTTATCTCGTGCGATCGGTGACATTTAGTCTCCGGCTGCAGGAACCATTGCCCTACCAACCAATTGGCTTCATGACACAGCTACTTTTGGAAAGAGAACAACATGAAAAATCTCGCGATCTATCTGGCGGCCGGAGCAAGTGCGCTTCTCGCGACAGCTGCTTCCGCTGCTCCGCTTGCCGCCGATCTATCAATCGTACCGGAAAGCAATATTCAAAACGTCCGCATGGTGTGCAACGAGGCGGGCCAATGCCGGCGCGAGCGAGGTCAGCGTCGCGTCATCATCCGTGAGCACAGCGACTCATACGGATATGCTCCGCGCCGCGAGCGCTATATCGAGCGTCGTGGCTACGGGGAAGGTGGCGGAGTCGGCATCCGCGCGCCCGGCGTCAGCGTCGGAATCGGCACCGATCGCTACTGAGAAAGCCGACAACAGTCTGAATATGAGCAAAGCCGCGGATTTATCCGCGGCTTTTTTCGGGTGCAAACTCGAATAGCTCGGAGCGGATGGTCAGCCGGCACCGAGCCGGTGCTCCGACATGCGACGCGCAGCTCGGGCCGGTTTTCACACGTGAGGGGCGTTTGCTCCCCGCAGCCGTTCCGCCAACCAAAAAGCCCCGATCGTAACGAACGCGAGAACGAAAAATGCTCCGCAGGCAAGGAAGGTCGGCACTGAACTGATATCCATGGCATCCTCCAGGAGGTTGAGCGCTTGCAGTTTTTTTGTTCGCGACTAATGGAGCGCCCGCCCGGTCGGCCACGTCGCCTCGACTGATCAGATCAATCGTTCACTTTCAAAAATCTGCGGCGACCAGATCGTAAGATCCCCGGCTTCCACGGACGTAAACCTTCGCAGCCGCGGCGCATATCACATCACGGTTGCAATCGAACGCTTTCAGGAAACCGGCCTCGTCGAGGTGAGCATCTGGTTGAATGCGCCTCAACGCGCCCTCTTCTATGAAGAATGTCGTTTCCAGCGCGCTATCGTGTCCCCAAAAACGCACGGCTCGCCGCGTTTGATCATATGAACGACTATGATTTGGAAACTCAATCATGGATGGGCACCGCCAGATTCTCCGCAAACGCGTCACGGACCCAGCCGGCTCTCGCGCGACCAGGGTCGAGAACACTCGATAGCCACGGGTTGATCTTACCGATGAACCGAACACCAAAGCGGCGCGCAATGGGTCAAGGTTGTTGACAAGAGTCGCCGTGGTTAAGCTTCGCACTGCCAGGCGATGCTGAAGTAATATGACGGCGCTGGCATTGAAGTGGCTACTCAATGCCGCATTACAAGCCTCGTCAGAGCCTACGCGCTAAACAAACTGCAATTCTTCTCGCTAATCCGTAGATAGTCACTATATGTAAGATATCACCGCGCGCCTCGGGCTGTTATCGGTGACTGAGAGCGTTGCGCTCCCGCCCTCAACCCAAAGGGCGATCATATGCCAAAACTCCCCGCATTCAATTTTCGTGAGTGGCTGGTACCCCCGGTATTGATGCCGATCTTTCTTGTGATGCTGGTCGCCGCTGCGATGGTCATTCAATGGTGATCGAGCGTAGTGCGGCTTCACTGCAGGGCGGCCTATCTCCGATCAAACAAACCCAATCGTCGCTAGAACACGATCTGGACGCCAGGGCGGTAATCGCCCTGGACGAGGCTCGCGAGATGCCAGCGGGGGATGAGCGCACCGAGGCGATCCACAAAGCGATCGTCCTTCGAAATGCAGCGGATCTTCACAAACTTCTCTCCGGCAAGCGCGGCGCGCCCGGCATATGACTGTGCGGCTTATCCCCGCAGGGTTGTCCCGGATCGAACGCCTGTCCCGATCGACAGCCGTTGCCCGCGAGCGCCTTCATGATGGTACTTGACCATTCATGCATTCCCGCTGTCGTTCTCATTGTCGAGGACGAGATGGTGCTCCGCATGCGCGTGGTCGACATGGTGGAAGACGCCGGATACACGCCACTCGAGGCGCTGAACGCCGCCGAAGCCGTCGCCATCCTGGAATCCCGATCCGACGTCGTGCTGATGTGCACCGATATCCAGATGCCAGGCCAAATGGATGGCGTCGGACTTGCGCATGCCGTGCATGATCGTTGGCCGACCATCAGGATCATCGTGGTATCGGGGCAATTGGACCTGCCGCACCTTGATCTTCCTCCCCGAAGCAGGTTTCTCGGCAAGCCGCTCAATGCCGGGGAAGTAATAGCCGAAATGCGCGACATGATCGGCTACGCCTGAGACGCCAGCAATTTGACGCCGAATACGGCCCAGATCGCGTGATTGCACACAAACCGAGTCACTGAAGATCAGCGCGGTACCCAGCTCATGATGATACGATCAACGATATCTGAAGGTGATCTCCGGACGGAACCGCGTCCCGCAGCCCAACATCAAGACGAACTGGCAGCAGAAAATGTCAGCCTGCGGCTTCTGCTCGCGCAGGCTGAGATCAATGCGCAGAATTTGCTTGCCACGGCCGGCATCGACGCCAGAGAGCGCGAGGCGGCCGACAAGCTGCAGAAGCTAATCCTCGAGGAGTTGCACCACCGCATCAAGAATACGCTCGCAACCGTCGGCGCCATCGTTTCGCAGAGCCTGCGCGACCTGCCCGAAGCCAGGCACGCGCAGCACGCCATTGAGGGCCGGCTGCTCGCGCTCGGGCGTGCGCACGACCTGCTTTTGCAGGCAAGATGGACCAGCGCGAACCTTGGCACGATCGTCCGCAGCGCTACCGAAGCCTTCGATAATCCCGACGAGCCGAAGTTCTCGAGTTCGGGGCCCGATATCCGGATGACGTCTGGTGCCCTCATCGCCGTCGCGATGACACTGAACGAGCTTTGCACCAACACCACGAAATTTGGCGCCTTGTCGGTCCCGCAAGGGCGAGTCGACATTAACTGGACGCTGGATGAACAGGCGCAGCGCCTCCACCTCACATGGACCGAGAAGAACGGTGCGGCAGTGCACCCGCCCAAACAGCGTAGCTTTGGGACACGGCTGATCGAGACGCTCGGCAGGCAGCTCCGCGGCGAGGTGCGACTGACCTATGCGCCGACCGGTTTCGTCTACGCACTCGACGTGCCGATGGCTTCTCTGACTTCAGCGGCCGCATAAGCTTGGATTCGGGTATTGCGGAAGCCAAATCGTATTTGGGAAGAACGGCCCCAGCACGGGTGCGCACTGAGGCCGTCATTCATCGGATGCCAGGGGCATAGCATCCGGTCGCCCCCAATCAATCGATCTCGGCGACAACAGTTCCAAACTGTATTCGTGTCAGGAACAGTTGCCAGCGATGAAGCCCGTCACGCGGCGCCACACCCACGGGCGCTAATGGGATCGTGTCCGTGACATATGATGTGGTGATTTGTCACCGGTGCTCGTTATTCGACCCTCCGATCCCCATATAAAGCCTATCCTCGTCAACCATCGAGCTTGGTCAGAATGCGCGGAGACTCCAACGAAAGGACCCGGCATGTTCAGATCTCAGCAGCATCGTGAAAAGGCAGCCGTATACGGCGAATTGATCAAGCGTTCGAGTGATCAGCGCGAAAACGACGAACTTCACAAACTAAGGGATCGCCACTCAGCGCTCGCGGATAACGAGCAGGGACTCGCCGATGACTACGACAGCGCCGTAAACGCAACCGGACAGAATCGCGTTCGCGGCCTGGCCCTTGCGGCCGAAGAGGAGCACATCTTGCGATGTCTCGGCGCAGCCATCATCATGCAATGGAACGCGCTGCCAAAGTCCATGCAACGGGAGATCTTTGACACCGCCGCATCGGTCGGCGAGGTATTGGAGACGGCGGCGCTTCGCGGGCAGATCGCCCGTTTTCTGCACAAGCATAAGGATTGTGCCGATCGCAAGAAGGCTTCGACGGAGGATGCGCATGGCGACGCGAAATCGCGCGCCGCGGCGCTGTCGCGATGGGACGATGAGGGAGGCGCAGTCCCCGACGGACTGCCGAGGTGACCCCATTTCGGCAACGGAAGGATAGCCATGTCACTTACAGAAAAGCAGAGAACGTGTGTCGGTCCGATGAGCACTCAGACGAGTCAGCACCTCACGATTTGTGCGGCGCTTCCTCTAATGCCCACAGCAGGAGAGCATTGCGACACTTCAACAATCCGAAAACAAACAAATAGAAATGACGCCGTGCGCGCTGCGAAAGCAGAGATAAGTCGGCGCCGATCACTCAAGAAACAGCGCGAGGAGCAAACGGCTCATCTCTATTTTCGAGAATCCAGTTCACGATAAAGGGTTCGCAAATATGATAGGCCTTCCACGGTCAGACGATGCTCGTCTCGTTCTCCTTCGATATACCTTTTCATAAGATGCTTGGACAGCTGCTCCCGCACACCTTGCAGCTCGGCGCGATCGGCGAGGGCCCCATAAATATTCAGCGCGCGGTCAACTGGCAGTATGTTCATCGGATTCCTCTAGGATATTTGGGCATTCAAGTAACGGGATGCTCAATCGTTCCCAAAATAGACGCTTAACGCCGCAACTTCTGTTGTCCTGATGTGACCTTAACGCGGCATGGATCGCCTTCCCGCCCAAGGCATCCTTCAATAGTGGTCAATATTGACCAGCCCCGCATTGGTGTTTGGGGTAAGACAGGCTCCGCCCGAATGGGCAATCGGCGACAGAGAGATCGATAATGCTCCCGCCCAAATACGAGGGAAGCATGATGTCATCTATCCAACCAAACCCATTATACAGCCGCGCGGAAATCGGAATTCTTCCGTGTTCCAAGTGCGGCAAGCCTATGCGGTTGGCTTGCATCGAGCCTGCTCGACCCGGTCATGAAGTCCGCACCTTCGAGTGCCCGGAATGCAAGACGACTGGGAGTTTTGCGGTCGCGATCTAGCCGCGACTAGTCCAGTTTTGCGACCTGTTGGGTCCGGATCTGGCTTCGCTTTTTGTTGACCGCTCCATTGGTTATCCGCACCGAATGCTCTTCGGCCGCTTGATCTCACATGCCATTTCCATGAAGCGCGAGATTGCTCAGGGCGGGGCTCCCTGTTCCATGCTGCTGCGAAAAGCCCCGGCGTGCGGCACTTTTACTTCAAACGCCGCCGGCGTGAATGGTAAGGTAGACATCCCACTGCGGGACGAAACGGGACATGCCAAACAATACCAACCAAGCAATATTTGATCCCAAGGAATTTCTCGCCAAGGTCGGCGAAGGGAAGACCATCCTTGAATTTCGCAAGGACGAGATCGTCTTTGCGCAGGGCGACGTGGCAGATACGGTCTTCTACATTCAAAAAGGCCGGGTCAAGGTTGTCGTCATATCCGAGCAGGGCAAGGAAGCCGTGGTCGGCATTTTGGAGCCGGGCCAGTTCTTTGGCGAAGGCTGCATGAACGGCCATTCGCTGCGTATCGCCACGGCGACGGCGCTGGAGGAGTGCCTGGTCACCGCGATAACGAAGACGGCCATGCTTGCGGCACTACACGATCAACCAAAGTTTTCCGAGTTGTTCATGACTTATCTGCTGACCCGCAATAGCCGGATTGAAGAGGATCTGATCGACCAGCTCTTCAACTCCAGTGAGAAACGGCTGGCGCGCCTGCTGCTCCTGCTGGCGAATTTCGGCAAGGAGGGCAGCCCTCAGCCGATCAGTCCGGGTATTAGCCAGGAAACATTGGCCGAAATGATTGGAACGACGCGATCCCGCGTCAGCTTCTTCATGAACAAATTCCGCAAGCTTGGCTTCATCAGCTACAACGGGAAAATCGAGGTCAACAGTTCATTGCTGAACGCGGTCTTGTACGACAAGCCCGAGATCAAGCGCGAGCCCTGAGCTGATATCTCGTCGCGTCATCGATCGCCACTTCTGTTGCGGAACCAGACCTCGCCCGGCGCGAGCGGCGTCGTATCTATCGACGCCACCAGCTCCTTTGCCACCCCCATCCGCCGCCTCGAACGAGGCGCACGATGAACAGGAGCAGTACGGCACCGATTGTGGCGTTGACGATTGCGCTGATCAATCCGGTCCCGACATGGATCCCGAGTTGTGGCAGCAACCAGCTTCCAATAAAGGCACCCAGGATTCCGACGACAAGGTCGCCGATGAGTCCGAAGCCGGTCCCTTGCACGATCTGGCCGGCGAGCCAGCCGGCAACGAGGCCAACAAACAATATGACCAACAGGCTTTCGCTCGACATGTGCATTTGGTGACCTCGCGGTTTGCCCGAGAGGAAGCATCACCAACTGGCTTGCTGCTGTCTGTATCGAATTGACCAGTCGGCTGCACGGCGCCTAAATTTTTTGGGAATGAGCAAAATTGAACAGTGGGGTCAGTCCGACTTGCGCCATGCTGGTTCAATCACCCTGTCAACGGCGTCCACCGGAAATCGCAAGGGAATGCACCATGCCAGAACTACATACGCGCCCCGAGCCTTGCCTGCTTCCGATCCGCCGGCCCGGATGTCCGAAATGCGAAAGCCGCATGATGCTGGCGGCGATTATGCCTGGCCTGGAAGGCTTTGAGCTGCGCACCTTTGAATGCAGGAAATGCGACCACAGCTTCACCGACGCGGTCGCCAAGGACCCGATGAGGTCTCAGCCCGCTGCATTGCCGGCGGGTTGAAGCCGCCGACCTAGACGCCGTCCACTGGGGGCGCGCCTTGCAGCGCCCACTCATCTCACGGCCGCGCTGACATGCGCTCCGGTTCATTAATTTTTCGAAAGTGAGCAGAATTGACCAGCGGCGGGAGAGCAGGAGGCCGATGGTGTTCCTCGTGACGTGGCAGAGAACCTTGCCGAAACGGCTGTGGCCGAGGAGTTATAATTCGAAACCATTTGGCTTCGTGCCTGCACGGTCATCCTAAACGGCACACCCGGCAAAGCCGATCCAGTTAGCTTTGGGGCGGGCCAACCGCTTGTGGCAGATGTCCAAGTCCTCGAATTAAATTCAGACTGTATGCACTAGTGCTCTTATATTCGATGGACAGGATACCCATCTTCATATCATCGCCGCCCCTTACGTGGTATCTATCGGCGACTGAGAGACAGTTGCGCTCCCGCCTTACGCGAAAGAGGGCGCAGAGCGATGCA contains these protein-coding regions:
- the apaG gene encoding Co2+/Mg2+ efflux protein ApaG, translated to MYRAVTRQIEVTVEPNFLPERSSVDKGQYFWSYTIVITNTGAETVQLRTRHWIITDATGRKQEVRGEGVVGEQPVLAPGERFEYTSGVPLPTASGFMTGRYQMVSESGERFEIDVPTFSLDSPDNRRVLN
- a CDS encoding DUF1488 domain-containing protein, yielding MIEFPNHSRSYDQTRRAVRFWGHDSALETTFFIEEGALRRIQPDAHLDEAGFLKAFDCNRDVICAAAAKVYVRGSRGSYDLVAADF
- a CDS encoding response regulator; translated protein: MMVLDHSCIPAVVLIVEDEMVLRMRVVDMVEDAGYTPLEALNAAEAVAILESRSDVVLMCTDIQMPGQMDGVGLAHAVHDRWPTIRIIVVSGQLDLPHLDLPPRSRFLGKPLNAGEVIAEMRDMIGYA
- a CDS encoding sensor histidine kinase yields the protein MMIRSTISEGDLRTEPRPAAQHQDELAAENVSLRLLLAQAEINAQNLLATAGIDAREREAADKLQKLILEELHHRIKNTLATVGAIVSQSLRDLPEARHAQHAIEGRLLALGRAHDLLLQARWTSANLGTIVRSATEAFDNPDEPKFSSSGPDIRMTSGALIAVAMTLNELCTNTTKFGALSVPQGRVDINWTLDEQAQRLHLTWTEKNGAAVHPPKQRSFGTRLIETLGRQLRGEVRLTYAPTGFVYALDVPMASLTSAAA
- a CDS encoding Crp/Fnr family transcriptional regulator, producing the protein MPNNTNQAIFDPKEFLAKVGEGKTILEFRKDEIVFAQGDVADTVFYIQKGRVKVVVISEQGKEAVVGILEPGQFFGEGCMNGHSLRIATATALEECLVTAITKTAMLAALHDQPKFSELFMTYLLTRNSRIEEDLIDQLFNSSEKRLARLLLLLANFGKEGSPQPISPGISQETLAEMIGTTRSRVSFFMNKFRKLGFISYNGKIEVNSSLLNAVLYDKPEIKREP
- a CDS encoding GlsB/YeaQ/YmgE family stress response membrane protein, whose protein sequence is MHMSSESLLVILFVGLVAGWLAGQIVQGTGFGLIGDLVVGILGAFIGSWLLPQLGIHVGTGLISAIVNATIGAVLLLFIVRLVRGGGWGWQRSWWRR